AATCTTCATATTTGATGGGAGGTTTTCCAAGTACTTCAGTACAACTTTATGGTTTCATTGTTTAAACCCtgggttttaaaaatttttcctTGCTCTAAAAGATGTAGATTTCTGGAGTCATTGTTCGAAAAAGCACTATAGAACTATAGACACGTGGCACTTCGGCGAAAAGACTATTCTTCAAATTGATATTCCCTTGTTCTTTGTATTGCAATCTAAAAGTAATATACTTAATCCCAGTAGTTATTGGGCACAGGTGTATGAATTTTTCTTGATAAATGTCATATTTCTTAGGATAATGCAATTTCTTACTTATGCCTTCCCACATCCAAGATTGCTGATCATATTTTGGCTGTAGACCTTTGCAACTCTGAGTCCCATCCCGGGATTCATGTCATGGCTTCTATCCAAGTTAGCAGCATCTCAGACACCACTTGCTGAAGGAGGCAATTTGTCTCAATCACAAGCCGAGGAATCTAGTTCCACTTTCTACGAAAATATACTTGAACCCGAGGAAGAAGAATCACTTATGAGTTTATCTAAGTAAGATGCATACTGTTCTATCTTCATATTTTATGTTATGATATTCTTGGATATTTTTTGGCAACACCACTGTCGcatatttatgtaaaataaactGTCGTAATAGCtgcattacatttttttttttgtctttttttgttTCTCCTTTATGTGTCCAATTGGCTCTAatgtgttgaaaaaaaaaatgtaaaagatttGCGCAGTTATTAAAAGGGCACGATTCAAGATTCAAATTGCATGATTAAATATGGTATGATTTGACAAGTTCACAATTCATGTATTCTGATGAATCAAAATATGACCTTGAAACGTGTCATGCTTGCGGAAACTGTTGTTATTCCCCATCATTAATATTAACTGCAACATTCAGTGGTTCagtttttttcctcttcttttttgcttttctttctcatttacCCCCTACTTTGTCTCTGGGTTACTGTGAAGTGACTAATATGAATATGAAATACAGGGATATTGCATCGGGAAAAAATGGAATGGATTTGATGTTCAACTTGCTTACTTCTACATCCTCTAAGTGGATCCATTCTCCAGAAATTCGTTCAGCATTAAAAGCCCCATTGATGCGTTTGTGTGCCAGGTATTGGAACACTGGAAACAAATTTGGGAAATAAAACAAAGCCATGTTACAAATGACTTCTTTGAAAGATCATATTGAGCTAGGCTGGTTGCTAATACTCATAATTTAAGTCAAGGTAACCTGGAAGCATTTTGGGTTCTTTCGTATCACAGGTACCTTctgaaagagaagaaaagaggaaAAGCTTTGGACTCTGTAGCAAATTTTCACTTGCAAAATGGAGCGGTATGTTTTACAACCATAATGTAGAGCCAATAAACTTCATTGTTATTGTTGATGGTATTTTCATTCTGAAAGCTGTAGTTTCCATATAGTACGTTATACTTTTTGATGGCTTTTTCGCGGAAGTCATTGTATGGGTTGTTTTCTTGGTATTTCTTTCTCTATAATCAATATGATAAAATGGTTCTTTCATGTAGCAAATTTGTGTCCTAATTCAGTTGTAATTTGAGTAAATTGGTGTGAATAAAATTTTGCTTCTCAATGTGGACAGATGGTTGAAAGAATTAATTGGATGGCTGATCGATCAGAAAAGGGTCTTTCTCAAAGTGGAGGGATCATGGTGAACTATGTATATAGGTAATTGTCCTATGGCTGTTGTTCTGGTCGTACCATAGTTACATTTATAGTGTCAATTTACTCTGTGAAGGCCTTTTTGGTCGTACAAAGAAATCTTGTTTTCTAAGATGAAAGTTCCTCTTTATCCGTTTTGGTTCTGTTAGTAAAGCTAGGAAATCTTACCAACATGAAAGGAGCAATGACTGTACTTGTCATTTCATGCTTTTGAGGGTCACTAGTattgtctatatatatatatatatatatatatatatatatatatatattgatttgatcaaatttaaaatttcaattacttAGTCAAATTTCAAGTATATGCTGCTAATGACACGTAATTTTGCAGGTTGGATCACATAGAAGAATATGCCCATTCATACTTCAGCAATGGTGAAATTCATGCCTCAAGTGATCTACATCGCTATGTTGATGAAGCGGATACTGCTTAGTATCAATTCAAATTTGATAGAAGATAAACTTCAACGTATTTTCAACAATATCATATGTGCATGTGCTTTGGAAACAAATCTCGTCGGCAGCGGACAACCTTATTAACACTAACCTTTACCTTTTTCTGTCTCAACCTCTTTGCTGTCATCTGCAGCCACAATGACAAGTAATTGTGAAGTCTGCTAGATCGGAGCATAATGGaagattttatttaaacaatagGACAAATGCATTGAACTCTAAAACCGAGGATGCTTGTATCTTTAATCATTGATTCCTTCTGCCGGAGAACATTGTGTTGCCAATCCAATTCTTTGGCAAAATTGGGTAGGAGACAGCTTCTTAAACTGCACTACTTTATTTGGTCATAGCACGAGAGGTGAGAAGTAGACTAGTTATATTGAATAGGCTATGCTTGGTAAACCTCAAGCTATACATCTGATGTGATATTTGTAGTTGGTATTCGACAATAACAAACCCTATATCTTAGTGAAGATGGTGATTTTGGCTGTGTTGGTTAGAAATCATGAAGTGTAAACTGTAAACCATCAAAGATAAACTATTTCGTTGAACATTGAGGATTAAAAGTAATGCTTGTTGCTTGTTTGTTTCATCCTTAGACATTTTTCATTTCAGATGCAAAGGATAATTAGTCATGCATTATCTGTCTTTCAGAATGAAGCCTTGAAAACAGCACCAATATTTGTCCCGAAATATGACACTTTATGTGTGCTTGAAATGTTTACATATTTGGACCAGACAACTCTTCTACTCCCAAGTAATTAAGCGTGTTTCTATAAACGGCTTGACTTGAATTGAAAGGGATTTCACACATTTCAAGCGTCAAATGcgtctttaaaattttgaagcTTTCAAATACAACCGAAGTTTTCGAAGGTTTAATAATATATCTGCTGATTATCAATTTGTATATCGAATTTGTCCAACCATTCTAtgatctaactatttttttaatcataaccTTGCTAAAGCTTAAGTATAAAATTGATTGATAACCGTGTGAACGAGTTCTTTCTGTACATATAAATTGGTACATTGCCCTAGCCCCTGATCGGAAGGAATAAAGGGGCTAATGCTTTGGTTGAAGACTATTCACTTCTCACTTTCAACATGACTGGTTTCTAAGACATATTCCGTCATGAGCTTCGTGTTAGATTCCGTGACCATCTACAAGACGATAAGGGCAGaattataaacatttttcaatcataCAGAAAGTTGAATAAACTTCTGCAGGATTCCTGAACATAGACGTTATTGAGTTACGAACCTTGAGGGCTAGGCGCTTCAAGTTGTCCCATTCAAAATCACTTTTGCAGTATGCTGATCTCACCTATAATCATACATCGTTGTATTTAATCATAACTCCTTAACATGTGATGgataatcaaataatataaaaataatctcCTTACCTCCATTATACGCAGGGCTATTCATGTACATGCCAGATTAGTTCGGAGATTTTGTTCATACAATGGCAATACACAACAAAGTTGCTAATCAGATATTAATAATTAGATACCAATTGAGGATTGAGTAGCTTGATAATAGCCGTTACCTAAGTTCTTATGTCCTGATGATTCTCTGAACATGGCGGCACAAAATTTGTCACCATCATTCAACGAGTGTCTACCAAGAAATTCAATCAGCTCATCATATGCTTCACGGTTGTAGCTCTGCTACGGAAAATATTATTTGAcagaaaaaagtattaaatatttagttgaaCAACGTGCATCAAAGTAAATCCACTGACAaatcattgttattattatttagccTTGGATCAGATTGACAACTAAATCTCTTTAAATATAAGTTCACAAAAATTTCATCCAATAATAAAGGGATTGTCAAAGCCAAAAAGGAAAAGGAACCTCAAGTTGAGCAGCAACAATCTTCACAGCTATGTAGGTGAAGAAATTGTGAAGGTTTTTAGCCGCCTTTGCTTCTGGTGATGCTTCTCCAAATCCTGCATCCCAATCGATATAACCCAACCCCATTACATACAATTAATGCTAATTTGGTCACAAGTCAATGTATCagtgacaaatttttttcattgcCAATGTTTTGTGGTTTAATGTTAGTTCCTTTAGTCAtaatggagaagatgaacaGAGTAGAAAAGTAACCGAACCAATTACCTGGTACAAACATCTTGTTGCAGTGTAAGCGTGTTGGCTGCGAGCTTCTTCGCTTGCAAGGCCAAAAGGGGTAAGCTTTGTTGCTCCTGGG
This portion of the Vigna unguiculata cultivar IT97K-499-35 chromosome 6, ASM411807v1, whole genome shotgun sequence genome encodes:
- the LOC114186984 gene encoding chaperonin-like RBCX protein 1, chloroplastic, with the protein product MESSATLPLSQLPFVYPATPRSNKAYPFWPCKRRSSQPTRLHCNKMFVPGFGEASPEAKAAKNLHNFFTYIAVKIVAAQLESYNREAYDELIEFLGRHSLNDGDKFCAAMFRESSGHKNLALRIMEVRSAYCKSDFEWDNLKRLALKMVTESNTKLMTEYVLETSHVESEK